From a single Planctellipticum variicoloris genomic region:
- a CDS encoding Gfo/Idh/MocA family protein: MSDPTPSRRDFLKTSAVAAVAGSVVVPSGIAAGAFASGNEILKVGLVGCGGRGTGAAREALGADPQARLIAMGDAFAEQIDGSIKGLHQIPGIGNRVAVADDHKFVGLDAYKKVVDMCDVVLLATPPGFRPTHFRYAVEAGKHIFTEKPMATDAPGTRSIAESLKIAKEKKLGVLAGFCWRYDYAKRELFQRIHDGQIGEVLSAHGTYLTGPVKPMPQADKRPAGMSNLEWMVRNWYNFTWLSGDGLVEQAIHTVDWLAWVFKDVPPESVVAVGGRQIPAYGGNIYDHIEVNYEWAGGARGYVAQRQIPNCFNENGLYVLGSKGIGRIGPRGVTIEGANPWKYEGPKNNMYQTEHDEFFKSIRQGKPLNDGDRMVSSTLMGIMGRQAGYTGQKVTWEMIANSKESIVPEITDWNTPVEIPTYAMPGITQFV; encoded by the coding sequence ATGTCCGATCCCACGCCCTCCCGCCGTGATTTTCTGAAGACCTCCGCCGTTGCGGCCGTGGCTGGCTCGGTGGTGGTTCCCTCCGGCATCGCCGCCGGGGCCTTTGCCTCGGGGAATGAGATCCTCAAGGTGGGTCTCGTCGGCTGCGGCGGACGGGGCACCGGGGCCGCGCGCGAAGCGCTCGGCGCCGATCCGCAAGCTCGCCTGATCGCGATGGGGGATGCGTTTGCGGAGCAGATCGACGGGAGCATCAAGGGACTCCACCAGATTCCCGGCATCGGCAATCGCGTCGCCGTAGCTGACGATCACAAGTTTGTGGGCCTGGACGCCTACAAAAAAGTCGTCGACATGTGCGATGTGGTGCTGCTTGCCACGCCTCCCGGGTTTCGCCCGACGCACTTCCGCTACGCCGTCGAAGCGGGCAAGCACATCTTCACTGAAAAGCCGATGGCGACCGACGCCCCCGGCACGCGTTCGATCGCAGAGTCGCTGAAGATCGCCAAGGAGAAGAAGCTGGGCGTGCTTGCCGGTTTCTGCTGGCGCTACGACTATGCCAAGCGAGAACTGTTCCAGCGGATTCACGACGGCCAGATCGGCGAAGTGCTTTCGGCGCACGGCACGTATCTGACCGGACCGGTGAAGCCGATGCCGCAGGCTGACAAGCGTCCAGCCGGGATGTCGAATCTCGAGTGGATGGTCCGCAACTGGTACAACTTCACTTGGCTGTCGGGAGACGGACTGGTCGAGCAGGCGATTCATACCGTGGACTGGCTGGCGTGGGTCTTCAAAGACGTTCCGCCGGAGTCGGTTGTGGCGGTGGGCGGTCGGCAGATTCCCGCGTACGGCGGGAACATTTACGACCATATCGAGGTCAATTACGAATGGGCCGGCGGCGCCCGCGGCTATGTCGCCCAGCGGCAGATTCCGAACTGCTTCAACGAGAACGGTCTGTACGTGCTCGGTTCGAAGGGGATCGGCCGGATCGGGCCCCGCGGCGTGACGATCGAGGGGGCGAATCCCTGGAAGTACGAAGGCCCGAAGAACAACATGTACCAGACGGAACATGACGAGTTCTTCAAGTCGATCCGCCAGGGGAAGCCGCTGAACGACGGCGACCGGATGGTCAGCAGCACGCTGATGGGGATCATGGGTCGCCAGGCGGGGTATACCGGTCAGAAGGTGACGTGGGAGATGATCGCGAACTCGAAGGAGTCGATCGTCCCGGAGATCACGGACTGGAATACGCCGGTGGAGATTCCGACGTATGCGATGCCGGGGATTACGCAGTTTGTGTGA
- a CDS encoding sugar phosphate isomerase/epimerase family protein: MQGIDRRTFLQSTAVAAAALATGSRPVAAADEKLRLRKAVKFGMVGGDASMTDKFKMLKDIGFEGLDMDRPANHDDVKKAQDESGLIVHGVVDYVHWGKPLSDPSPEVRAAGLEGLKTSLRDCKAYGGTTVLLVPAVVNKQTSYADAYQRSQEEIRKALPLAGELGVRILFENVWNNFLLSPLETAKYIDEFESPLVGSYFDVGNVIRYGWPEHWILTLGKRIGKLDIKEYSRKIANEQGVGKGFSAEIGDGEDGCDWPAVMTALKSIGFSGWATAEVRGGDRKRLEEVSQRMDKIFAGYGA, encoded by the coding sequence ATGCAGGGCATCGATCGTCGAACATTTCTCCAGTCGACGGCCGTCGCGGCCGCCGCGCTGGCGACGGGGAGCCGTCCCGTCGCGGCCGCAGACGAAAAGCTGCGGCTGCGCAAAGCGGTCAAATTCGGCATGGTGGGCGGCGACGCCTCAATGACCGACAAATTCAAAATGCTCAAGGACATTGGCTTCGAGGGGCTCGACATGGATCGCCCCGCCAATCATGACGACGTCAAAAAGGCTCAGGACGAATCCGGCCTGATCGTGCACGGCGTCGTCGACTACGTCCACTGGGGCAAGCCGCTCTCCGATCCGAGTCCCGAAGTCCGCGCCGCCGGGCTCGAAGGTCTGAAAACCTCGCTCCGCGACTGCAAAGCCTACGGCGGAACCACCGTGCTCCTCGTCCCGGCCGTCGTCAACAAGCAGACCTCCTACGCCGACGCCTACCAGCGATCGCAGGAAGAAATCCGCAAAGCCCTGCCCCTCGCCGGCGAACTGGGTGTCAGGATCCTCTTCGAAAACGTCTGGAACAACTTCCTCCTCAGCCCGCTGGAAACGGCGAAGTACATCGACGAATTCGAAAGCCCCCTCGTCGGCTCCTACTTCGACGTCGGAAACGTCATCCGCTACGGCTGGCCCGAGCACTGGATCCTGACCCTCGGCAAGCGCATCGGCAAGCTCGACATCAAGGAGTACAGCCGGAAAATCGCCAACGAACAGGGCGTCGGCAAAGGCTTCTCGGCCGAAATCGGCGATGGCGAAGACGGCTGCGACTGGCCCGCCGTCATGACCGCCCTCAAATCCATCGGCTTCAGCGGCTGGGCCACGGCGGAAGTCCGCGGCGGCGACCGCAAACGCCTGGAAGAAGTCTCCCAGCGGATGGACAAAATCTTCGCCGGCTATGGCGCCTGA